The Pagrus major chromosome 5, Pma_NU_1.0 genomic sequence CGGATGATTACACGAGAAAGAAGGCTTGACATCTAACATATTTGAATGATTTCATGGTCTGAAATAACACACAACAGCTGAGCTCAGGTGGCAAAAGAACAAACCTACGGCCAGCTCGTGTGACAAACAGAAGTCATCTGTGCCGTCAACGTTTTCCTGCCATTCTTCATTCCTGACCTCACTGTTCCTGCTTGCCCACCAATGATATTATAGTAATAACCATCTACACCAACATCAGATAAAAACATAGttaaatccactagatccagattttaatTCGGATCCacttcaaattgtactcagtcatAGATACCatccacctaaatacacctgatttgttcatcaagatccaagcatttttgtgtaatcctgcttgTTCTCTTAACAAACAGTTGCTGTGATCTTCCATTAGCCTGTACTTTTACAGATTTAAAGGGAGCGCTGTGGTCTGATCATGCGCCCGTCTCTTTGACCAAAATATCTGATGAAAGAAATCACAAGCATAGCCAGCTGGCACGGTCTTTGCTTCCATCTACATATCCAGGAATCAGTGCCTAGAAAGCAGGATTAAAGGCAGGGGGGCCTAAGTGGTGCTGCTTGTATAAGCAGcacaacagacattttcatCTCTGTTGATATGACACTCGGGGGGGAAAACATTCTCTTTGAATTCAAGCCTGTGTTTTACAAGAATATTTTCTGGTTATCTACATCTACTTTAGCCTCCCACCTGTTTCTAGAATATTTAAAGCCTGAACACCGAGCGACTGAATCCATTTTATTATCTCATCTCCTTCCAGACTTCATCTGTGTGCCAGATCTAGGAAATCGAACTTGTTGCTTGCAAGATAATTCTTGCGCAGTAACTGTACTGAACCAGCTTTGTCTCACTGTTGGAACAACTAGCGTGAATACACTACCTGGACACACTCCATAGCCACAAACAGGTTTGGATTGTTAGTCACTGTAATTGTTCCTACTTATGTTTGTATTTCATCAACCCTAATCAAAGTTACAGTGAACTGATGATTCTAAGCTAGAGATGAGGTCATCAACACAAAGTATCTTGTCTATTTTGGCTTGAATCTGACCAATCTAAATGCTCACATGAACCGGACCTGACTGGATAAACTTTAGGTTTAATtgctttaattaatttgaaaaaaaaaaaaaaaaggattaagcTAACAAGATAAGCAGTATAAGATAGCCAGACTATTGTGTTTTGCATTACTGTGTCTGGAAGTACACATGATATAATTTGTGCACAAACAATGACCGTATTGACTGAAGTAAGCATAATGTAATACAAAAGATTTCTCTCCGGAAATTACAACAGGAAAGCCACAGCGCTCTCGTCGGTACACTCCTCTCTTCGTCTAACAAGCAATCAATCACACCCACACACGCTTTCATGTGTTTTATGGTTAGTTTTACTAGGATCAGAGTACACTGGTGTAATGCAAAGGCTATTTAAACAATATAACAGAGAAGAAGTAGTGTCAATATGTTACCTTAGATTGACAAAGAGACATTAAACATAGTTATCAATAACCAGCTAAGTGTGGCTTTTCTGACAGGTGTtattcttctccttctctctgacaAACAAAGACTTGCCCATTTTGTTTCTTCCTTATTGACACTGAATGGCCATTGAATATCAAAGCCAAAAGATATATACATTTGAGCTGATTTTTTAgtgagatttgttttttattagtaTGAGTTACTACTGTGCTATGCTTTACTGTAAATGTGGTAAATCTCATGTTCCCATGGTGTTTAAAGcttaatgataaaaaataaaaaggagatATTGTTGACCACCCACTCTTTCTACCTCCATCTTGTTTGGAGATGTAGGTGAAAGGAAGGAATGTCACAGCTCAGTgtgaacacacaacaacacaaaaatcaGATGGACGTGTCAAACGCACTTGTAGCAGCCACTCTGCTACAGTGGTAAGCTAATGAGTTAGCCTAGCGATGTAAAACACAGCCACATCCACAAACATTGAGAGCTAACAACTGCTAACTTCTAGCTAACATTTGGCTAGCTTCCAACCGACACATACCAAGCATTGCCGTTTGTTTAGGAGCCCGTTTCGGCGACTGTGTGAACAGAGACACCCACGGTCCTAGCTAATGTTTGTAAAACGGAGACAGCACTCCCACATGAAAGTTGTTAGCCTGATGAGTCGCATGctgccattcattcattcattcagaccCCCTGCGTGCTAAGTCTCGGCTCAGTAACGGGAAGTTCTTAGATGACACCGGACTTTCAATTTCCTAGACAATAACAGCTCGGCTTACCTGCTCCTGAATATGATATTACTGCGGTGGCTTCCGTTGGACAGTCTgctgtttttaaagcatttttctcCTGGAGTTCGCCGCGAAACTGCTGTTATTTTCACCTCTTGGTTCGTCCTTTACCCGCAGCCACTGATGCAGCACAGCGGCGCTGAGGAGAGGAGACTGTCGCGCACGCAGTGAGCTCGGCCGCTCGTCCAATCACGTGTTGGGGTTTCCTTCTTGGTTACCGTAATGACTGCGACATGCGCAAGATCATTGGAGGGAAGCCCACCGGCCGTAGTTACTATAAAACAAAGTAATCTCATTGTGATATAAGTCTTTTTAACACCTTTGTAGCTAAGTaagaagagttttttttctttctgcacgTTGTTCCGTTGGCTATGTACTTAAATCCTGTTATAGAGAGGAAGAATAATTCAttcagctgtattttttttgtggttATACTTAAGAATTACACATCGTGTGGGCTTTCTTTCATAGGTATTGTTAATTTGTGTTTGCAATATAagcaaaataataacaacatgCACCGCAAAGGAGTGCACCAAGATAGCATTAGTAGCTTAACAGTAGAGAGAATTAGAGGTCAGGATTGGTCACCTAATTTAAAACGTTACAATGCATTGCTTCTCACAAGTTGGCTGAACAGGGGTGGATTACCAACCCAGTTGGCAACACAGCCTATGGATCCCAGATCTTCAGGTACCCCAAAAGCTGCATATGCATTGCATTAATTGCTTTTTTTCGGGAGTAACACAATACCACAAATGACAAGAGCCAGGCAGATCCACATCATCACCAGTCTAGTCCACTGGTAAATGGACTGCAGTCTTAGCAACCACTAAAAGCACTTTTTAACACAAGCCAGCGTTCaccctttcacacacacattcatatactGGTGGCAGAAGCTGTCATGAAACGCAAACCACCACAGCATAGAGGCCTACAGCGGTATTTTTGTATAAAGGCCTATCTACGTTAATCAAGCAACATTTGTATTGTGccaagacaacaaaaaacacaaggtcAAATAATAGTTtaagtattgtttttattaatttttcagCAAAAACAGAAACTGCAAAAAGAGATACTATCAATCAATATTGAGCATTTAAAAACCTCAAAGCTGTCCTCAAATGAAAAGCTGAGGCTTCCTTGAAGCGTGAGTACAAAAGGAATCAGAGCTCACAGAAATAGAAAGTTTTCAACAAGGAGACAcataatcaaaacaacaaacttgAAGCTATTCGAATAGTTGTGAAAGCCATGCAGAAGGGAGAGGATATGTTACATTCAGCAAGCTGGAAGCATTGTGGTGTACTGAGGCACATTTTTCTACATTGCTTCACACACTTAAAATAACTAACGTCGGCTCAGTAACCATACgtgttacagtatgtttgtgttatttgtcGGTGATGTTATTGCTGGCTTAGATTAtacctgcagaggaaacagtatataatgaaaaatgtgaacctGTAGAGGTTGAAAACTCCTTTTATTAGTAAGTAGTAATTAGTTTGACTGCAGCACAGCTTCTATCTATTTCTGAATAGATAAATGTCTCTGGATTAGGAAATGGACAGTTTGGACATTACTTAAACACTTCTCTCAGTCGCCCCAGCTGTGGTGAATACCCTGGAGCTACAttattgatgaaaataaacattgacAGTGGATCTAGTTGCAATTGTTGCTGAGGAAAACCTGTATTTCTGACTGTGCTAGTAACTCTAAATGTGCTATATGTCTATTGTCAAAGAATTCATCTGGCTTTGCTTTGTCCTAAGTTGTACTGTTAGCATTGTCACATATGACTCGATCCTTAGTTAGGAAGTCATACTATGTTGTGCCATTGATGGTCTGCTTACAGGTGCAAATATTATGGAAGTCAACATTTAAGACCAACGTTACATGAGCATTAACAGTTAACAGCTGTAAAGAAAACTTTGTCACTTTACCTtataaaggagacatattatgcttcaatgttttatataggttcttgtgcatgtaaaaggtcttgaaagttaaaaagtccaAAGGGAGCTcttttctcccacagaaaacactgctcctgaagtgcctaAAACACCACGTCAGTAGCCACggctttaattctgtgacttcttgacatcactaCGCCCCCACGTctcacatttgcataatttacgCCTGTATTCgtggtagaagtgaagctaaccgggtgctgaaaacacgacagagccgTCGGAGACACGGTGAGCGGTGCTTTTCTATGAGAAAATTGatatgtttttggagcattaaagcatataaacatattctagtagtaacccaaaataaaattatgaacctgaaaatgatcataatatgtctcctttaatgtaaTCGGGTGTGACAGACTTGTTGCTAAGTCAGAATGGGTATCAGATGCTGGACTGAGAGATCACTAAACAGATAAAATATGTCTTATTCTGGGGTGTTGTAGCTGTGCTGGCGGTGTCGTTTATACATCTCACTAATAGCGTTACCCTCGTGTAAGTACAGACTGACCAGTCTATGGTACACCTACAGCAAAGGATTACATGTCAAATAGTGAAATGAGGGATGGTGATAGCTATTTCCTCTTGGTAACAGAATATGGGGCTCATGGATTTaactatatttatttttggcacTAGTTCAGCGGCATAATTTTAATGCCATTTATGCTCTCTATTCGCTCAACAAGTGAAGTGAATGTCAGATGCAGTTGATTGGGAAAATATGAGGCACAAGCCGACAGCCTTCATCTGTTAATAACTTATCCGACTGCGTCTTTTCACCTGATTTGGTTAACTTGAAGGGGAATACATAACATTCTGAGCGTCGACTGTCTGACACGCTGGATAGaaaagtatttcaaaatatatgTTTTGGTTATTTTCTGTTCCATACAGTGTATTAATATATTTAGCGGGCAGCATTGAGGAGTTTGAGTACAAATCATTTTCTATAAAGGTTGCAAAGGATCTACATTCTCCAAAATATAGGCTACTGTTGTTCGCATTACAGCCAACAATTGAAGACCGATATCTGGCCGTCTAGTACTTTTCAGTGAGTGTACAGCAGATGATGACCTTGTTCGGTGCACGATTGAGCTAGAGCAAAGATTGCTGAATAATCATAAATTATTAACCATAAAGCGTTCCacgtaaaaaacaaacaaactacaacTCACTCCAAAGTAACGTAAAATTGTGCTCTAGCGTTCAACAAAGAATACAAGAATATTTTAGACACAGGAATAGCGTCAACAACAGTCTTGAAAAAATGTACCGTAGAATTAAATATGACAACAGTTTTATACAAGTTTACACGGTATGTAGCGATGACCGAGCTCATTAGGTCACCGCGTGttaaaacagcaacaaatcAAATACTAAAAATGGTTCACCACAGAGCATCATTTCACAGATTATTTTTCAGTTAATACATTCAGAGAAACTCGGAAAATTCCCTGTGTCGCTTTCATTATTCGGTGAACATCACCATTGGAAGACTGTCTGACGTGTCCAAAAACTtactggctgactgactgactgacacagCAAGCGATCTCGTATAGAAACACAAacttaaaacaaactaaacGATCCCTCGCCAGTAGGTTAGTGTTATCCAGCACACAGCAGCCTGGGAAAAAGTCGGTAACGGGCTGAATGTTTGTGTCACAGCAGATCACAAATGCCACAATCGTTAATTAGCTGACCATTTCTGAATATTCTCATGTGGAACAAATCCTTGAAGAATGGTTATTAATATTTACCCCGGTGCTTTGTGACCTCTTATTGCCTGAGAGCACCTCTTGACAAAGCTGCAGGATTGCTTGTTTAAGTGAGGAGTTTAGTAACAAAAAGACAGCTGCTGCTAACACTAAGCTCTAATGTTTTAAGCAGCGTATTCAATCCTCACTCTGCGAAGCACTATGAGCATTTGGAAGTGCTGAGGCTATACTGTGGTGGACCGGAAGTTGAAATTCAACATCACGAGTTGGGAGTCTGTGGTGGTGGAGTCCTGTGCTCTGGGAGCCTGGGCACCTTTCTGTTAATGTTCGGCTGCTTGCTttcttccctccatcctccctctttccctttctTCACGTCAGCTTTCTCCCTATTCTGCCTGCACAGTTTCAGAGCTCGGGATATGAACACGTCCAGGTCGAACAGCCGGTCTTTTTGCTTGATGGGAAGTGACTCTAAAGAGCCATCGTTGGCTGGCTGAGGAACGGAGGAAGTAGAGGAAAGGGGTTGAGATTCTTGGAGAGGAAAAAGCGGTGAGGTGGGGGGAGACACAGTGACAGGTGACtggggaggaaggggagaggTGGGAGATGAGGGGAGGAGTGAGGGAAGGGAATTTGAGGAAGACGTGACAGGCGGAAGTGGGCTTCGCCTGTCTTCGTCAAATTCAGCTGATGGTTGTCGCATAACTTCCGCGTAGTGGAAGACTGGAGTTGGAAGGTCAGTcggggagagaggaagaggtggagaggaggtgtAGCAGGAAGGCTCCAAAGATGGACTAGGACTGGGCGAGTGCAGACGAGACTGGGTGCTCTCCACCCAGCGGGAGATCTCCTGGAATAAATcccccgtctcctcctcctccgcttctgcttcctcctccttcatatCTCCCAGGTCCTCCACGCTGCCACCGATAGGCTCGGGAGGCACATGGAGGCTGTTAGTGTTACGCTTCCAGTGAGACAGATCCAGGATCAGCTTCGGCTCTGAGTAGTGTTGAGGCTTACCCTCCCTCCAGGCTATTTTATCCAGATATGAAGGGGAGCCGACTTTGTAGTCACAGGAGCGGCCACAGTCCAGTTCCCCATAGCCCAAACCACAGGCCCGCTCCAGAGAGGAGTGAGAGTTTTCCAGGAAGCGTtcagctgagctgctgtggGAATACTTGCGTGGGTCGACCTATATGAGATAGATGGGGAGTAGCAGTTGGGGAGGAAGAAGGTGATAAATGGGGAAGATAATAAAAAAGGGAATATATTTCAGTTGTATTATATGTTGAACTGCAAAAAAATAGTAAAAGTAATagtaaatagtaaaaaaaaaacgtgataTCAATATCGGCAGGCTATTTTACAGGTcagaaataaactttattgtccaaaataacatcagtgcactgaGACGGTAAACTTTACTGGGAATTTCCTTAATTTTAAATTACCCCGAGCATCTTATTCTGCATCGTGTTCTATAGAGAGAAAAGGTTTCAAATTGccaacatactgtatgagcCAATTCCTgccaatatatctgtgacaggCCAATACCAGATGACAATATTGACCTAtatatatcagtcaggctctggTGGCAACATAACCAGGTTagctaaaacatgatctttcccaaaccctaaccaagttaATCaaggtttttgtgtctaaacttAACCACATCATAAGCATGGCATTGTCATGTGTCTCTGTTTAGTCATATTGTGTCTCTTGGTAGTCATAttgagtctctttgtagtctttttgtgtctctttgtagtcattttgtgtctctttgtagtcatattgtgtctctttgtagtcattttgtgtctctttgtagtcatattgagtctctttgtagtcatattgtgtctctttgtagtcattttgtgtctccttgtagttgttttgtgacTCCTTGTagttattttgtgtctctttgtagtcattttgtgtctctttgtagtcatattgagtctctttgtagtcatattgtgtctctttgtagtcattttgtgtctctttgtagtcatattgagtctctttgtagtcatattgtgtctctttgtagacattttgtgtctccttgtagttgttttgtgactccttgtagtcattttgtgtctgtttgtagtcGTTTGTCTccttgtggttgttttgtgttattttgtgtttctttgtagtcCTTCGTGTATCTGTTTAGTCGTTTTATGTctttttgtagtcattttgtgtctctttgaagTTGTTTATGTTGCCTTGTggtcttttttgtgtttaataacacaaaaacatgaaattgaaaattgaacctaaaataaagaaaaagttgtAACAGGTTCAacaaatctgtggtttgcagaacaCTTACATTGCCAACAGTTATTAAGGTGAATGGGTTgttgtaacacatttttttcctctaaagACTACACATATGCATGGAAAGATGCTAACAAAGAGAAATGGGAGCGAAATAGCAATGTTCACCTTGTGACTGGAAACAACGGGGCTGCTTAAATTCCAAAAACACCATAACTTACAGTATCACTGCTGTGAAACTGAGGCAACATGACATCTCAGCTAATCAGCTTTACCAACTTCTTCACAACTCTCTTTCATTAAAATAAGGTAATGGTCATACTCAAGTACAAATCAGTCAATACAAAGGAAAATGACAAAGCGTATCCCACCTGAGCCTCCTCTAACAATGAGGTGGAAGTGGCCCGGGGGTCTCTCtgcacctcctcatcctccgtGGTGTCTCCCATGTCAGATGTGGTGTGGCCGGGGGGCATGCAGCGACACCTCCCGCCTGACTGCTGCCAGGACACATCTGTTGATGAGCTGTTCTCGTACCTGCAAAAATGAAGCATTTGTATTAGTCGTAAAGTaagtatttcacttttttccttttagaCACAAATGGCCACTTGATAATTTGAtgagaaatcaacaaaataGACCAGAATGCAGCAAAGAAACTATAGTAGCAATCAAAAAATTGAcataatatacattttcattatcaaatgAAGAGGAAAATTCCCTCAACCTCCCGACCATAAACCGCTATAAAAAGGTAAATCTACACACCTCTCCCAGTGGATGCTGGAGGCCCGACTGTTGCTGTTGCTGAGGCTCTGCTCGGTGATGAGGCTGTCCTCCAGCTCGTCCTCGATGCGGAACGGATGCGTCGAGGTGGGCTCATCCTCTGGGCATGAGTACTGCTGGAGAAAGGGATGGGACAGCGCTGCTTCAGCCGTCAGCCGATCCATGGGGTTAAAGGTCAAGATGCGCTCGAGGAAGTCcacagctgaagaagaagaagaagaagaagaagaggggatggagatggaagaggaggataaaTAAAATGCTGTGGCCATGATGTGTGTTCTCCATAAAATATATCTTCATTCGTCTCACTCTCTCAGGGCTAAATTATATGTGTTAGACCTCCAAACCTCTTTATGCTACTCTATCATCTCTTCATccgtatgtttttttttcccattactCTTATTTTGTGCCCATTCTGTTACACACTGCTTgaccttcctcttcttctcgcTACTCAATTCCCTCCACTCACCCTGAGCATCCACTTCAGGCAGCAATTCAGAGAAGGGTTTCTTGACTCTCCATCCATGACTGACATACGAAGGCATCACCTGGGAAAGAATGACAGTGGGGTTAAAGTATGTACATAATTCTGCTGTGGTTATTTCTCTTTGTACATGTTTTTAGAGCAGTCAAGGTGCTGAATCTAGTTGAGAGCAAAACACAGGCAGGGGCCTTATTGGAAATAGTTATGTGCACATCTAACCTTGGCTGCAAACTGAATTTCTCTGCTCTAAAGCTGCAAAGGGAACATGACGCCCCCCCGTTCCATATTTAAACAATAGGCTTGCAGACATATGAAGAGCAGCAGCCACCGAGGAGTCACCTGTAGCAGGTCctgcctgtcctcctctctcagcACTGGCACGGTGTCGAGAATCAGCTGCATCTGCTCCAGCTCATGAGCTCCTGGGAGAGGGAACCGGCCAATCAGAGACAAGCAGAGCAGAGACTGAGGATCAGTTACATaagcagaaaaaaaggtgaCCAATTAGAGTCAAACAGGGATAACTAGGAGGTGTGAGCTGTCAGGGGGAAGGGATGGAAAGATAAGGAGGGGCAATAAAAATCATGTGGATGGAAAACTCTGCAGACAGCCATTACAAAAAATCTGGTAACACTAAATCTTACAGATCTGGAAAGgtcatggtaagtaggtggtaataTAACAAGTAAAATATTTGATGTTTCTTTGAAActacaataattacctcaaaatgtattttccaataagcagtTAATAATAGCTGGTCATTTcttaaatacatttccaggaaacttccaactaGGCCACTAAATTAAAGTGAGTTGTCGCAGCTTAATTTCCAACTTTCAggcatgttgtt encodes the following:
- the mapk4 gene encoding mitogen-activated protein kinase 4 encodes the protein MARQDAPLFLHGFDLGGHFVDLRPLGVGVTGLVLSALDQRTGQRVAIKKLVMRDAVTVKHGLREVKITRRLLHENVVRVHEVLAPYGRPLPRDPAQLSALYIVQECMETDLARLLEQGPLHTGHATLLFYQLLRGLKFIHSANVLHRDLKPANIFINTDQLLLKIGDFGLARIVDPHYSHKGYLSEGLVTKWYCSPRLLLSPNNYTKAIDMWAAGCILAEMLTGRMLFAGAHELEQMQLILDTVPVLREEDRQDLLQVMPSYVSHGWRVKKPFSELLPEVDAQAVDFLERILTFNPMDRLTAEAALSHPFLQQYSCPEDEPTSTHPFRIEDELEDSLITEQSLSNSNSRASSIHWERYENSSSTDVSWQQSGGRCRCMPPGHTTSDMGDTTEDEEVQRDPRATSTSLLEEAQVDPRKYSHSSSAERFLENSHSSLERACGLGYGELDCGRSCDYKVGSPSYLDKIAWREGKPQHYSEPKLILDLSHWKRNTNSLHVPPEPIGGSVEDLGDMKEEEAEAEEEETGDLFQEISRWVESTQSRLHSPSPSPSLEPSCYTSSPPLPLSPTDLPTPVFHYAEVMRQPSAEFDEDRRSPLPPVTSSSNSLPSLLPSSPTSPLPPQSPVTVSPPTSPLFPLQESQPLSSTSSVPQPANDGSLESLPIKQKDRLFDLDVFISRALKLCRQNREKADVKKGKEGGWREESKQPNINRKVPRLPEHRTPPPQTPNS